The Planococcus donghaensis genome contains a region encoding:
- a CDS encoding P-II family nitrogen regulator gives MILNHRLMIAIVKRGQSRDVIAAAKKAGVDGATIIYGEGIGRNEKPTFLGLPVTHEKDIILFALDGGSEHAVADAVCKAGSLGKSGHGLGFTIHLSKLLGVPHLSHRKDDRKRKRGLTNLDSEMTAFQLIVTIVNSGDSAAVVKAAAEAGAEGGTILNGRGTGVNEQQKFLNFTIDPEKDIVLTLIPTSYAEQVVKSIEQAIDLNAPGKGISFLIDVENVFGVNHSSLRNQNPDV, from the coding sequence ATGATTCTTAATCATAGATTAATGATCGCCATCGTTAAAAGGGGGCAATCGCGTGATGTAATTGCTGCGGCTAAAAAAGCGGGAGTAGACGGGGCGACTATTATATATGGAGAAGGAATAGGACGAAATGAAAAACCAACGTTTCTTGGCTTACCAGTGACGCATGAAAAAGATATTATCTTATTTGCATTGGATGGTGGCAGTGAGCACGCTGTGGCAGATGCTGTATGTAAAGCCGGTAGCTTAGGCAAGTCTGGTCATGGTCTTGGATTCACTATTCACTTGAGCAAATTGCTCGGTGTCCCCCATCTTTCTCACCGAAAAGACGATCGGAAAAGAAAGAGAGGTTTAACCAATTTGGATTCTGAAATGACAGCTTTCCAACTAATCGTAACCATAGTAAATTCAGGAGATTCTGCAGCTGTTGTAAAAGCTGCTGCAGAAGCCGGTGCAGAAGGCGGAACCATCTTAAATGGCCGTGGTACAGGCGTCAATGAACAACAGAAATTTTTAAATTTCACAATTGACCCTGAAAAAGATATTGTGCTTACATTAATCCCTACTAGCTATGCGGAACAAGTGGTTAAAAGTATCGAACAAGCGATTGATTTAAACGCACCTGGGAAAGGGATTTCTTTTTTAATTGATGTTGAAAACGTATTTGGCGTTAACCACTCTTCTTTAAGAAATCAGAATCCGGATGTCTAA